From the Malus domestica chromosome 17, GDT2T_hap1 genome, one window contains:
- the LOC103453554 gene encoding phospholipase D alpha 4, which translates to MEGKVHKFLHGTLEANIFHATPYSPPPFPFNCIFATGKPAYVTIKIDNKKVAKTTHERDRVWNQTFQIPCAYPPDSTITITMKTKCSILGKFQIQAHEILNEASFINGFLPLVIENGKPNPELKLRFMLWFKPVQFEPTWGTITDNGGFKGLRNASFPQRSNSHVTLYQDAHHCSTFNPTPEFCGTPRRLWENVYTAIEGATHLIYIAGWSFNPKMVLVRDLQTDNLRARGVKLGELLKQKAEEGVAVRVMLWNDETSLKIIKNKGIMGTHDEDAFCYFAHTKVICKLCPRLHHKFPTIFSHHQKTITVDIKSSTSASDREIMSFVGGLDLCDGRYDTEQHSLFQTLNTESHCADFYQTNISGASLQRGGPRTPWHDAHACITGEAAWDVLTNFEQRWTKQCDPSLLVPSITLTSLFQQTYASKPSERGWNVQVLRSIDNVSAGQLFQNLTVEHSIHDAYVEAIRSADKFLYIENQYFMGGCYLWENDQHCGCRNLIPVEIALKVVHKIKAKERFAVYIVIPMWPEGLPESESVQDILHWTRETMSMMYKLVGEAIKESGVEGHHPRDYLNFYCLANREVEIQGEFVPPQSPYHATQYWNAQKHRRFMVYVHSKLMIVDDAYLIIGSANINQRSMDGHRDTEIAIGCYQSDNGDNKTMGSSRGDIGAYRMSLWYEHTGRAKELFKHPESLECVQTMRFIGDRMWKIYSGEEVIDMEGVHLVTYPINITEEGYVEDLVEGSGDHFPDTNSMVKGKRSKVIPPIFTT; encoded by the exons ATGGAGGGAAAAGTACATAAGTTTCTCCATGGAACTCTTGAAGCTAACATCTTCCATGCCACACCTTACTCACCACCACCATTCCCCTTCAAT TGTATTTTTGCCACTGGGAAGCCTGCATATGTGACCATCAAAATAGACAACAAGAAAGTAGCAAAGACGACCCATGAACGAGACCGTGTGTGGAACCAAACCTTTCAAATCCCTTGTGCTTATCCGCCTGATTCGACCATTACCATTACCATGAAAACAAAGTGCTCCATCTTgggaaaatttcaaattcagGCACATGAGATACTAAACGAAGCAAGTTTTATCAACGGTTTCCTCCCTCTTGTAATCGAAAATGGGAAGCCAAATCCAGAACTCAAGCTCCGGTTCATGTTATGGTTTAAGCCTGTGCAGTTCGAACCAACTTGGGGGACAATAACTGATAATGGTGGATTCAAGGGGCTGAGGAATGCATCATTTCCACAAAGATCCAACAGCCATGTCACTCTTTATCAAGATGCTCACCATTGCTCAACTTTCAACCCTACGCCGGAGTTCTGTGGGACTCCGAGAAGACTATGGGAAAATGTTTACACAGCCATTGAGGGGGCAACACATTTGATTTACATTGCGGGCTGGTCTTTCAATCCTAAAATGGTTCTG GTCAGGGATCTTCAAACAGACAACCTGCGTGCGCGAGGGGTGAAGCTCGGTGAATTACTAAAGCAGAAGGCTGAGGAAGGTGTGGCAGTGAGAGTAATGCTTTGGAATGATGAAACTTCTTTGAAAATCATCAAGAACAAAGGAATAATGGGAACACATGATGAAGATGCATTTTGTTACTTTGCACACACCAAAGTGATATGCAAATTGTGCCCTAGATTGCACCACAAGTTTCCCACAATCTTCTCTCACCATCAGAAAACCATAACTGTAGACATCAAATCTAGCACCAGTGCAAGTGACAGAGAAATCATGAGCTTTGTTGGGGGTCTAGATCTTTGCGATGGGCGCTACGACACAGAGCAACATTCGTTGTTTCAAACCCTCAATACAGAATCACATTGTGCTGATTTCTACCAGACCAACATTTCCGGGGCTAGCCTTCAGAGAGGAGGGCCTAGAACGCCGTGGCATGATGCTCACGCTTGTATAACCGGTGAGGCTGCTTGGGATGTACTAACAAATTTCGAGCAACGATGGACTAAGCAATGTGATCCCTCTTTATTGGTCCCTTCTATCACCTTAACAAGCCTCTTTCAACAGACTTATGCAAGTAAACCCTCTGAGAGGGGCTGGAATGTTCAAGTTCTTAGGTCAATTGACAATGTTTCAGCAGGCCAATTGTTTCAAAACCTAACCGTGGAGCATAGCATTCACGACGCCTACGTTGAAGCAATTAGGAGCGCCGATAAGTTTCTATACATCGAGAACCAGTATTTCATGGGAGGGTGCTATCTGTGGGAGAACGATCAGCATTGTGGATGTAGAAACTTGATCCCCGTTGAAATTGCACTAAAAGTGGTCCATAAGATCAAAGCAAAGGAGAGGTTTGCAGTGTATATTGTGATTCCGATGTGGCCAGAAGGGTTACCTGAGAGTGAATCTGTGCAGGATATACTTCATTGGACTAGAGAGACGATGTCAATGATGTATAAATTGGTTGGAGAAGCCATAAAAGAAAGTGGGGTTGAAGGGCATCACCCGAGAGACTATTTGAACTTCTATTGCCTTGCCAATAGAGAAGTTGAGATCCAAGGGGAGTTTGTTCCCCCTCAATCTCCTTATCATGCAACACAATATTGGAATGCACAAAAGCATAGGAGGTTCATGGTCTATGTTCACTCCAAGCTCATGATAG TGGACGATGCATACCTTATCATAGGATCAGCAAACATAAACCAAAGATCCATGGATGGACACCGAGACACTGAGATCGCAATTGGATGCTACCAGTCCGACAATGGCGATAACAAGACGATGGGGAGCTCGAGAGGCGACATTGGAGCATACCGGATGTCATTATGGTATGAACACACAGGTCGTGCCAAAGAATTGTTCAAGCATCCTGAAAGCTTGGAATGCGTGCAGACGATGCGTTTTATCGGAGATCGGATGTGGAAAATTTACAGTGGAGAAGAAGTGATCGACATGGAAGGTGTTCATCTTGTGACATACCCCATAAATATAACAGAGGAAGGATATGTTGAGGACCTTGTGGAAGGTAGTGGTGATCATTTTCCAGATACAAATTCTATGGTGAAGGGCAAGAGATCAAAAGTGATCCCACCAATATTTACTACATAG
- the LOC139187450 gene encoding PRA1 family protein F3-like — MTTYGTIPTSSSSSQGPSGEYISRAKDRIRAGLGARRPWKLMFNFRSFNFPSSFSDAFGRVRSNVAYFRMNYAIVVLLILFLSLLWHPISLIVFVVMMAAWLFLYFLRDEPLLLFGKTVDDRVVLIVLAVVTIVLLFLTHATVNILVALLIGVVLVIAHAALRKMDDLPVDEENSALLTTPASSSA; from the coding sequence ATGACCACCTACGGCACGATCCCGACCTCCTCCTCGTCTTCCCAAGGCCCCTCCGGCGAGTACATCTCACGCGCCAAGGACCGCATCAGGGCCGGCCTCGGCGCCCGCCGGCCATGGAAGCTGATGTTCAACTTCCGGTCCTTCAACTTCCCCTCCTCCTTCTCCGACGCCTTCGGGCGGGTCCGATCGAACGTCGCCTACTTCCGGATGAACTATGCCATCGTGGTGCTCCTGATCCTGTTCCTCAGCCTGCTCTGGCACCCGATCTCGCTCATCGTCTTCGTCGTCATGATGGCCGCCTGGCTCTTCCTCTACTTCCTCCGCGACGAGCCGCTGTTGCTGTTCGGAAAAACGGTAGACGACCGCGTCGTTTTGATCGTGCTGGCGGTGGTGACGATCGTGCTGCTGTTCTTAACCCACGCGACGGTGAATATTCTGGTGGCGCTGCTGATTGGGGTTGTGTTGGTGATTGCGCACGCGGCGTTGAGGAAGATGGATGACTTGCCGGTGGACGAAGAGAACTCTGCGTTGTTGACTACGCCTGCATCTTCCTCTGCTTAA
- the LOC114822711 gene encoding inactive protein kinase SELMODRAFT_444075-like, which translates to MSREPKRGRQEKGSDDAEKVVVTVKASKEVPKTALVWALTHVVQPGDCITLLVVVPSQSSGKKLWGFPRFAGDCANGHRKSHTGTTSELKCDISDSCSQMILQLHEVYDPNKINVKIKIISGSPSGSVAVEAKKAQASWVVLDKHLKHEEKHCMEELQCNIVVMKRSQPKVLRLNLNGSSKKEPELASSLPSEHGAGSDKHPNQKNNSLSSIRGPVVTPTSSPELGTPFTATEAGTSSVSSSDPGTSPFFIPEKIEDLKKVESLVSKENKVLDDSSSDTDSEHLSSSGSMRFQPWIAEFLDSHHPSSQHMEESSHRSNDNSKASTSKAFLVKFSKIDRDAGIGMPNYRADMEFSGNLREAISLSRNAPPGPPPLCSICQHKAPVFGKPPRWFSYAELELATGGFSQANFLAEGGFGSVHRGVLPDGQAVAVKQHKLASSQGDQEFCSEVEVLSCAQHRNVVMLIGFCIEDKRRLLVYEYICNGSLDSHLYGRHREPLEWSARQKIAIGAARGLRYLHEECRVGCIVHRDMRPNNILITHDFEPLVGDFGLARWQPDGDTGVDTRVIGTFGYLAPEYAQSGQITEKADVYSFGVVLVELVTGRKAVDLNRPKGQQCLTEWARPLLEEFDIDELIDPRLENFYSEHEVYCMLHAASLCIRRDPQSRPRMSQVLRMLEGDMMMDTNYMSTPGYDVGCRNGHDVGCRSGRLWSEQQQQKEHYSGPLLDEAMEGYEKLSLENLRPGFRERERDRARRTSCENHL; encoded by the exons atgaGTCGAGAACCGAAGCGGGGGAGGCAGGAGAAGGGCTCCGATGACGCTGAGAAGGTTGTTGTCACGGTTAAGGCCTCCAAAGAAGTTCCTAAGACTGCTCTGGTCTGGGCCTTGACTCATGTTGTTCAACCTGGTGACTGTATAACACTACTTGTGGTTGTGCCCTCTCAAAGTTCAG GTAAAAAGTTATGGGGCTTCCCAAGATTTGCAGGGGATTGTGCCAATGGTCACCGGAAGTCTCATACAGGAACAACCTCTGAGCTGAAATGCGATATATCAGATTCCTGCTCTCAGATGATCCTTCAGctccatgaagtttatgatccAAATAAG ATAAATGTCAAGATAAAAATTATTTCTGGATCACCTTCTGGTTCTGTGGCGGTAGAGGCTAAAAAAGCTCAAGCCAGTTGGGTTGTTTTAGACAA ACATCTAAAACATGAGGAAAAACACTGCATGGAAGAGCTGCAGTGCAACATTGTGGTTATGAAGCGTTCCCAGCCAAAGGTTCTTCGCTTGAATTTGAATGGATCATCTAAAAAGGAACCTGAATTGGCCAGTTCCTTGCCGTCTGAGCATGGTGCAGGGTCTGATAAACATCCCAACCAGAAGAATAATTCTTTGAGTTCCATTCGAGGGCCGGTTGTGACTCCAACTAGTAGTCCAGAGCTTGGGACACCATTCACAGCAACTGAGGCTGGTACCTCATCGGTGTCAAGTTCAGATCCAGGAACTTCACCTTTTTTCATTCCAGAAAAAATTGAAGATCTGAAGAAAGTGGAATCATTAGTtagtaaagaaaacaaagtaCTTGATGACAGTAGTTCAGACACAGATAGTGAACATTTATCATCTTCAGGTAGTATGAGGTTCCAACCATGGATAGCTGAATTTCTTGATTCTCATCATCCATCCTCGCAACACATGGAAGAAAGCTCACACAGAAGTAACGATAACTCGAAAGCATCTACTTCCAAGGCCTTTTTAGTGaaattttcaaaaattgatAGAGATGCTGGAATTGGAATGCCCAATTATAGAGCTGACATGGAGTTCAGTGGAAATCTGAGAGAAGCAATTTCACTGTCCAGAAATGCTCCTCCAGGCCCCCCTCCATTATGTTCAATATGTCAACACAAGGCACCTGTATTTGGAAAGCCTCCAAGGTGGTTCAGCTATGCAGAGCTCGAGCTTGCTACCGGAGGATTTTCACAAGCCAATTTTTTGGCCGAAGGAGGTTTTGGTTCCGTTCACAGAGGGGTGCTACCGGATGGCCAGGCTGTTGCTGTCAAGCAACACAAATTGGCTAGTTCTCAGGGTGATCAGGAGTTCTGTTCAGAAGTAGAAGTCCTGAGCTGTGCTCAGCACCGAAATGTTGTCATGTTGATTGGATTCTGTATCGAGGATAAAAGAAGATTGCTGGTCTATGAGTATATATGCAATGGGTCATTGGATTCTCATCTATACG GGCGACATCGTGAGCCTTTAGAATGGTCTGCACGGCAAAAGATTGCTATAGGGGCAGCTCGAGGGCTACGATATCTTCATGAAGAATGCAGAGTGGGTTGCATTGTGCACCGTGACATGCGACCAAACAACATCCTCATCACCCATGATTTTGAGCCACTG GTTGGGGATTTTGGCCTCGCAAGGTGGCAGCCTGATGGGGACACGGGTGTGGACACAAGGGTAATTGGAACATTCGG ATATTTGGCTCCTGAATATGCTCAAAGTGGTCAAATTACAGAAAAGGCTGATGTTTATTCCTTCGGGGTGGTCTTGGTGGAACTTGTTACAGGGCGAAAAGCTGTGGACCTTAACCGGCCTAAAGGGCAGCAATGTCTCACTGAATGG GCACGCCCGTTATTAGAAGAATTTGACATTGATGAACTGATTGACCCCAGACTTGAAAACTTCTATTCCGAACATGAGGTTTACTGCATGCTGCACGCTGCTTCGCTATGTATACGGCGGGATCCTCAATCTAGGCCTCGCATGTCTCAG GTTCTGCGCATGCTAGAAGGTGACATGATGATGGACACGAATTACATGTCAACGCCCGGGTATGATGTAGGATGCCGGAATGGTCATGATGTGGGATGCCGGAGTGGCCGACTTTGGTcagagcagcagcagcagaaggAACATTATAGCGGCCCGCTACTAGATGAGGCGATGGAAGGGTACGAGAAGCTCTCTCTTGAGAATTTAAGGCCAGGTTttagggagagggagagggacaGGGCAAGGCGGACTTCATGCGAAAACCATTTGTGA